In one window of Sulfolobales archaeon DNA:
- a CDS encoding DUF460 domain-containing protein: protein MSEKRESSEELVVAGLDLFRGSVLSREGAYYSISIMSRDRILYEGEDLSLPKVLRILHEYKPRYIVLDNLYELAHDQKSLNRILSLLPPSSEIILATYDPVSGYVDLRTVASKLGVYESKRKPDSLSTARILAKIGLLGVGFKIKVWEEKVRITVSRNRSSRAGGSSEDRFKRASRAYVLRIAKKIRDALDRNGFSYEMLIRRSSGGIERAVFIVNTSIDKLSGIVKPMKGRYVRVTIRPVSRTVLNIPQETFSRKNPIIVGIDPGISYGIAIVDLNGVIQATYTVAGGDLGEIIPRITKHGTPIVVASDIRPAPESVRRIASIFGARLYEPEYIPSDSEKEELIKDLGYKPSTIHERDALFSAMLFYRKMLPKLQQIDRIIKDLNIRIDPLKVKSEVIRGVDLASAIEGIFREILQSEDARSELIVRDFVKEIMTTSARLKKLEEEYQKLLMENKRLKEKISELNRYSLSLQSELESIKRDLRSDVMRDREVSMLSDRLKICLNSVRDLEEVIEGLKGDISKLKNLILEAVEGAYIALKIYREPRDLLNSFKELPLIRYRDRSIRIGLLDFDISSELIREVYEVSGKNSVLIISTHKCESQSLGDETYHVICVNIPAEDVILRIGDKLIIRRDSFERILELYERVRKMLPSRIIRSEDELARLLDEYKIMRAREREYKT from the coding sequence TTGAGTGAGAAGAGAGAATCCTCTGAAGAACTAGTGGTAGCAGGTTTAGATCTGTTCAGAGGCAGTGTACTTTCTAGAGAAGGAGCTTACTATTCTATATCGATAATGTCAAGAGATAGAATCCTCTATGAAGGTGAGGATCTAAGTCTACCTAAGGTTCTTAGAATTCTTCATGAGTATAAGCCCAGGTATATCGTTCTAGATAATTTATATGAACTAGCTCATGATCAGAAGAGTCTTAACAGGATCCTATCACTACTGCCTCCATCCAGCGAGATCATATTAGCAACATATGATCCTGTATCAGGATATGTGGATCTAAGAACTGTAGCGAGCAAACTAGGAGTGTACGAGTCTAAAAGAAAACCTGATTCTCTTTCGACAGCTAGGATCCTCGCTAAAATAGGCTTGCTAGGCGTAGGGTTTAAGATTAAAGTTTGGGAGGAGAAAGTTAGAATAACAGTTTCTAGAAATAGATCTAGCAGAGCTGGTGGGAGTTCTGAGGATAGATTCAAGAGAGCCTCCCGAGCATATGTTCTGAGAATCGCGAAAAAGATTAGAGATGCTCTAGATCGAAATGGATTCAGTTATGAGATGCTTATAAGAAGATCTAGTGGAGGCATTGAAAGAGCCGTCTTCATAGTTAACACCTCCATAGATAAGCTGAGTGGTATTGTAAAACCTATGAAAGGTAGATATGTTAGAGTAACTATAAGACCTGTATCTAGAACTGTTCTAAATATTCCTCAGGAAACCTTTTCCCGAAAGAATCCTATTATAGTAGGCATAGATCCCGGGATAAGTTATGGAATAGCTATAGTAGATCTTAATGGAGTCATTCAGGCTACATACACTGTTGCAGGCGGAGATCTGGGAGAGATAATACCAAGAATAACAAAACATGGAACACCTATAGTTGTAGCTAGCGATATAAGACCTGCTCCTGAGAGTGTTAGAAGAATTGCATCTATATTTGGAGCCAGATTATACGAGCCTGAGTATATTCCTAGTGATTCCGAGAAAGAAGAACTTATAAAAGATCTAGGATATAAACCTTCAACGATTCATGAGAGAGACGCGTTGTTCTCAGCAATGCTCTTCTACAGAAAGATGCTTCCAAAACTTCAACAGATCGATAGGATTATAAAGGATCTAAACATAAGAATAGATCCTCTAAAAGTGAAGAGCGAGGTGATAAGAGGAGTAGACTTAGCATCAGCTATTGAAGGGATCTTTAGAGAGATACTTCAGAGTGAGGATGCTAGAAGCGAACTTATCGTTAGAGACTTTGTAAAAGAGATCATGACAACAAGCGCGAGACTTAAAAAGCTTGAGGAGGAGTATCAGAAGCTTCTTATGGAGAATAAAAGATTAAAAGAAAAGATCTCTGAGCTCAACAGATACTCTCTAAGTCTTCAGTCAGAACTTGAGAGTATAAAAAGAGATCTTAGGAGTGACGTGATGAGAGATAGAGAGGTTTCTATGCTAAGTGATAGACTTAAGATCTGTTTAAATAGTGTGAGAGATCTAGAGGAAGTTATAGAAGGTTTAAAAGGAGATATATCGAAACTGAAGAATCTAATTCTAGAAGCAGTAGAAGGAGCATATATAGCTTTAAAAATCTATAGAGAACCTAGAGATCTGTTAAACAGTTTCAAGGAACTTCCTCTGATTAGATATAGGGATAGAAGTATTAGAATAGGTCTTCTAGATTTCGATATATCAAGCGAGTTGATAAGAGAAGTTTATGAAGTTTCAGGGAAAAATTCGGTATTAATCATATCCACGCATAAGTGCGAATCTCAATCTCTAGGAGATGAGACGTATCACGTGATATGTGTAAACATACCTGCAGAAGATGTAATTCTACGGATAGGCGATAAACTTATAATTAGAAGAGATTCTTTCGAGAGAATCTTA
- a CDS encoding RIO1 family regulatory kinase/ATPase — MIYSLQRIYSQLLDREFRILDVAIKNIDRYEYIPLEIFIEELQLPRKVISEGLEKLTNLKLLVRDPSGVPRYRLTFSGLSISALRRLANRGVISALGGVIGVGKESVVYLGKNSNDNYVAIKIYRVGFKSFRHFKRKRSYAYELGGSQWLLRSIASSEREYYIFNRLSEIKVSVPKPYSRELNALVMEYIDGVELYKLRNLRDPRRILYSILDNIRRAYTVAGVVHMDLSAYNIMVRNPETSDEDICIFDWPQWISVEDPGHERYLMRDLDYIIRFFRNRFEIKDITLSKAYEYVTGRSHSIE, encoded by the coding sequence ATGATATATTCATTGCAGAGAATATATTCTCAGCTACTCGATAGGGAATTTAGGATTCTAGATGTAGCAATAAAAAACATAGACAGATATGAGTATATACCGCTAGAAATATTCATAGAAGAACTACAGCTACCTCGAAAGGTTATTTCAGAAGGTCTGGAAAAACTAACAAATTTAAAACTTCTCGTGAGGGATCCTTCTGGAGTACCTCGGTATAGGCTTACATTCTCGGGGCTTAGTATTTCTGCTCTAAGAAGATTAGCTAACAGAGGCGTGATAAGTGCTCTAGGAGGTGTGATAGGAGTTGGTAAGGAGAGTGTTGTGTATCTTGGTAAGAATTCTAATGATAATTATGTAGCTATTAAGATCTATAGGGTGGGCTTTAAAAGCTTCAGACATTTCAAAAGAAAAAGATCTTATGCATATGAATTAGGAGGCTCTCAATGGCTTTTGAGAAGCATAGCATCTTCAGAAAGAGAATACTATATTTTCAATAGACTTTCAGAGATAAAAGTTTCTGTTCCTAAACCTTATTCTAGAGAGTTAAACGCATTAGTTATGGAGTATATAGATGGAGTAGAGTTATATAAGCTTAGAAATCTCAGAGATCCTAGAAGGATCCTGTATTCTATACTGGATAACATTAGAAGAGCCTATACAGTAGCAGGAGTTGTTCACATGGATCTCAGCGCATATAATATTATGGTGAGGAATCCTGAAACATCTGATGAGGATATATGTATATTTGACTGGCCTCAGTGGATCAGCGTAGAAGATCCTGGACATGAAAGATATTTAATGAGAGACCTTGATTATATAATAAGGTTCTTTAGGAATAGATTTGAGATTAAAGATATTACTCTCAGTAAGGCTTATGAATATGTGACCGGCAGGTCTCACTCTATTGAGTGA